ACACCCCGAGCAGCAGGGCCAGCCCGACCAGCCGCCACCGCTTGCCGCGGGTGGCGGCCCAGGCCTCCCCGAGGCTGAGCCGGCGCCCGATCGCGGCCGCCGCCACCACGTGCGCGGTCATGCCGGTGACCAGGATCGTGCCGAAGGTGCTCAGCACCAGGCCGATGGCCCACGAGCCGATCGAGCCCACCACGCCGACCAGCTCCAGGTCGTCCAGGGACGACCCGTCCGTGGTGTCCAGCGAGGTGCCGACGGTGAAGCTCAGCACCGCGGTGACCACGATCGGCACCACCCACGCGACCGCCGAGACCAGCACGGCCGAGCCGACGGTGGCCTTGGGGTTGAACCGGATGACGCGGAACGCCGCGTCGTACATGTCGCCGAGCGTGAGCGGCCGCAGCGGCATCGCGCCCGGCTTGTGCGCGGCGCCGAGCATGCCCGGCGCCCACGTCGGGGGCTGCTGCGGCGGGACCGGCGGCGGCGCCCACCCGGGCGGCGGCTGGCCGGCGTACGACGGGGGTGGCGGGGGTGGCGGCTGCCAGCCGGGCGGCGGCGGGCTCCCCGGGTCCGTCATGGGCCAATCCTCTCAGGCCGCCGCTCGCGGCGACGCGCTTCTCGTGATCGCCCGGGTGCTCAGGGAGCGGCGCGCTCCGCGTGGTGCGAGGGCAGCACGCAGGCGGTGTCCAGGCCGAGCACCCGGTTGAGCCGGCCGAAGGACAGCCACGAGCCCAGGCACATGGTCAGCTCGACGATCTCGGCGTCGGAGTAGACCGCCTTCATCCGCGCCCAGAACGCCTCGCTCAGCCCGTGGTGGTCCAGGGCGTAACGCTCGGCGTACTCCGCGGCCAGCCGGGCCCGCTCGTCCAGGTCCTCGGTGGTCCGCCACGCGGTGACCGCGTCCGGGAAGGAGTCCTCGACCCTCTCGCCCGCGCGCTCGGTGCGCCAGTCCTGGCAGAACAGGCACCCGTTGATCTGCGCGATCCGCAGCCGCGCGGCCTCGAACTCGCGCAGCCCGAGCGTGCTGTGCTCGTAGACCGCCTGGGCGAACGCCGCGGCGGCCGGCCCGATGCCCGGCACCATCCGGCCCCAGACGTGGACGATCGGGTCCTGGCCCTCGGGGACGTCGACGATCATGCGGGCGCCTTCCTGCTCGAACCGGTCAACCGCCCGACGGCGGGGGACAGGGGCACGTCGAGGCCGTCGTAGACGCCCGGCTCGGCGGCGCGCAGCCACGGGATGGCGTTGACCAGCCGGTTCGCCGCCGTGGCGTTGCCGCCGGCGGCCCGGTTGCCGACCCCGTCGACCGGCTCGTCGGTCGCCTCGAGCGACACCTCGATCCGCGGCCGGCCCTCGATGAGCACGGTGTGCGCGCCGGCGCCGCCGTCGGGCGGCACCGGCCAGTCCGCCGCCACGCCCGGCGCGATCCGGGTGACGTGCTCGACCACGATCCGCGGCACGCCGTCGACCACGCCCCGGACCTCGAAGCGCAGCGCGCCCTGGGTCCCGGCCGCGAACAGCCCGAGCGCCGTGGTCACGTCCGCCTCGAGCGGTCGGCGCTCGAGGCTCTCCTCGATCGCGTCCAGCTCGACGCCGAGCGCGCGGGCCACCAGGCGGACCTGGCCGCCCCACACCATGGTCGGCACACCCGGCGCGACCATCGGCGGCTCGTAGGACATCGACTCGCCCATCCCGACCAGCAGCCGCACCGCCTCCGCGGCGTCGTAGGTGGAGTAGTCGAAGACCTCGCGGCAGCGCACCTGCTCGACCTCGCCGGCGAGCGCGCTCACCAGCACCGGCAGCACGTCGTTGCCCCAGCCGGGATCGACGCCGGAGACGAACAGGGCCGAGCCACCCGCCCGGCACGCCTCGCGCAGCGGGTCGACCAGCGCCGCCGGGGCGCTGCGCGGGTCGTAGAGCGCGTAGACCGACGGCGTCACCACCACCGCGCCCGACGCCAGCGCCCGACGTACGTCGGCCAGGGCCGCCTCGGGGCGCACGTCCCCGGACGCGGTGTAGGCCACCGCCCCGGCTCCGGCGAGGGCCGCGTCCACCTCGGAGGTGAGCGGCACGCCCAGCGTGCGGTCCAGCCGGGCGACGTCCCCGGCGTCCAGGCCCACCTTGTCCGGTGCACCGGTGAGCACGGCCGAGAGCCGCAGCGCGGGGTGCGCCACCACCGCCCGGATCGCGGCGCGGCCCATGTTCCCCGTGCCCCACACGACCACGTCGGTCGGCTCGGCCGCCGGGTCGGGGAAGTAGAACGTGTTCTCGTCCGGCACGCCCCGACTGTAGGGT
This genomic window from Nocardioides anomalus contains:
- a CDS encoding carboxymuconolactone decarboxylase family protein; its protein translation is MIVDVPEGQDPIVHVWGRMVPGIGPAAAAFAQAVYEHSTLGLREFEAARLRIAQINGCLFCQDWRTERAGERVEDSFPDAVTAWRTTEDLDERARLAAEYAERYALDHHGLSEAFWARMKAVYSDAEIVELTMCLGSWLSFGRLNRVLGLDTACVLPSHHAERAAP
- a CDS encoding NAD(P)H-dependent amine dehydrogenase family protein, which produces MPDENTFYFPDPAAEPTDVVVWGTGNMGRAAIRAVVAHPALRLSAVLTGAPDKVGLDAGDVARLDRTLGVPLTSEVDAALAGAGAVAYTASGDVRPEAALADVRRALASGAVVVTPSVYALYDPRSAPAALVDPLREACRAGGSALFVSGVDPGWGNDVLPVLVSALAGEVEQVRCREVFDYSTYDAAEAVRLLVGMGESMSYEPPMVAPGVPTMVWGGQVRLVARALGVELDAIEESLERRPLEADVTTALGLFAAGTQGALRFEVRGVVDGVPRIVVEHVTRIAPGVAADWPVPPDGGAGAHTVLIEGRPRIEVSLEATDEPVDGVGNRAAGGNATAANRLVNAIPWLRAAEPGVYDGLDVPLSPAVGRLTGSSRKAPA